The proteins below come from a single Argentina anserina chromosome 1, drPotAnse1.1, whole genome shotgun sequence genomic window:
- the LOC126795159 gene encoding uncharacterized protein LOC126795159 — protein MNSQSIGRCQRPKGKRMKLAFQIGSFLAVCLWLLYQANQSHDRDYSGSVQNEATKDHGIGILGRRVNAGGSSLGGESLNDEVQGGGVDGDADEKHKVTNDTHKDLGRHEGKESEEKTELKEKELNNADDNSDIEVKANSEAVGLEDDSLQEGIQVTISDQEGEKDVANTSHHEVEEDEEQISHVNHDELGHGSDAQKEPEKKDFSSTDNEFLVQPTERKNDSAQDHNSMVDGVHAFDDETGVSIDGNDIIESRVTESNGDGEIRLHEHMYSTSNSQSETIENTQSEVVVDREDNADFEARSKNSVQDLEPESETNSETSVHVSIV, from the coding sequence ATGAATTCCCAGTCTATTGGCCGCTGCCAGAGACCCAAAGGGAAGAGGATGAAGCTGGCCTTTCAGATTGGGTCCTTTTTGGCTGTATGCTTGTGGTTGTTGTACCAAGCAAATCAGTCTCACGATAGAGACTACAGTGGAAGTGTGCAGAATGAGGCTACTAAGGATCATGGTATAGGTATTTTGGGGCGTAGAGTGAATGCTGGTGGTTCAAGTCTCGGAGGAGAAAGCTTAAATGATGAAGTTCAAGGTGGTGGTGTTGATGGAGATGCTGACGAGAAGCACAAAGTAACTAATGATACTCATAAAGATCTTGGGAGACATGAAGGGAAAGAAAGTGAAGAGAAAACGGaactgaaagaaaaagagctgAACAATGCTGATGATAATTCTGATATTGAAGTCAAAGCTAATAGTGAGGCAGTGGGATTGGAAGATGATTCATTGCAGGAAGGAATACAGGTGACAATATCTGATCAGGAAGGTGAGAAAGATGTGGCGAATACTAGCCACCATGAAGTTGAAGAGGATGAGGAGCAAATATCACATGTTAATCATGATGAGCTAGGACACGGAAGTGATGCACAGAAGGAGCCAGAGAAAAAGGACTTCAGTTCAACTGACAATGAGTTTCTAGTTCAACCTACCGAAAGGAAGAATGATTCTGCTCAGGATCACAATTCAATGGTAGATGGAGTCCATGCCTTTGATGATGAGACTGGTGTTTCTATAGACGGTAACGATATCATAGAATCAAGAGTGACAGAATCAAATGGTGATGGTGAAATCAGGTTGCATGAACATATGTATTCTACTTCAAACAGTCAAAGTGAAACCATCGAAAACACTCAAAGTGAAGTTGTTGTTGATAGAGAAGATAATGCTGATTTTGAAGCCAGAAGCAAAAATTCAGTACAAGATTTAGAACCTGAGTCAGAAACAAATTCTGAAACTAGTGTCCATGTATCAATAGTATGA